A genomic segment from Desulfuromonadales bacterium encodes:
- the galT gene encoding galactose-1-phosphate uridylyltransferase — translation MSELRWDPLKMSWVIITNNGTRRPRDFYHERERVVMAACPFCYGQEDKTTREIFAIRDAGRRPDTPDWRVRVIPHKYPALRIEGELEKRGVGLYDAMNGVGAHEIIIENPDHDRSLGELTPAEITDVLRAWRTRLVDLRRDPRFRYILLFKNHGVEAGASVPHSHSQLIALPVTPPVAATELSVCREYYARKERCLVCDMLAQESAATERIVRDDGDFLVFAPFAASFPFELRLVPKRHSHDFGLMTEQELASLAEALKDALLRLRSVLHDPPYNFVLHNTPPMHLRLGKPAYWGSLPYDYHWYIELIPRLTKIAGFEWGTGFHINPMPPEEAARHLREADLSVSF, via the coding sequence GTGTCCGAACTGCGCTGGGACCCGCTGAAGATGAGCTGGGTCATCATCACCAACAACGGGACCAGGCGCCCGCGGGACTTCTACCACGAGCGGGAGCGGGTGGTGATGGCCGCCTGCCCCTTCTGCTACGGACAGGAGGATAAAACGACGCGGGAGATCTTTGCCATCCGCGACGCCGGCAGACGCCCCGACACCCCCGACTGGCGGGTCCGGGTGATTCCCCACAAGTACCCCGCCCTGCGCATCGAGGGGGAACTGGAGAAGCGGGGAGTGGGACTCTATGATGCCATGAACGGAGTCGGTGCCCATGAGATCATCATCGAGAACCCGGACCACGACCGCAGCCTGGGGGAGCTGACCCCGGCCGAGATCACCGACGTGCTGCGCGCCTGGCGGACCCGGCTGGTCGATCTGCGCCGCGACCCCCGGTTTCGTTATATCCTCCTGTTCAAGAACCACGGGGTGGAGGCGGGGGCGAGCGTCCCCCACTCGCACTCCCAGCTCATCGCGCTCCCGGTCACCCCCCCGGTGGCGGCCACCGAGCTCTCCGTCTGCCGCGAATACTACGCGCGCAAGGAACGCTGCCTGGTCTGCGACATGCTGGCCCAGGAGAGCGCGGCGACCGAGCGCATCGTCCGCGACGACGGCGACTTCCTGGTCTTCGCTCCCTTCGCCGCCAGTTTCCCCTTCGAACTGCGCCTCGTCCCCAAACGCCACAGCCATGACTTCGGACTGATGACCGAACAGGAACTCGCCAGTCTGGCCGAAGCGCTCAAGGACGCCCTGCTGCGACTGCGCAGCGTGCTGCACGATCCGCCCTACAACTTCGTTCTGCATAATACCCCGCCGATGCACCTGAGGCTTGGAAAGCCTGCCTACTGGGGCTCCCTTCCCTACGATTACCACTGGTACATCGAGCTGATCCCCCGGTTGACCAAGATCGCCGGCTTCGAATGGGGGACCGGCTTCCACATCAACCCGATGCCGCCCGAGGAGGCCGCCCGCCATCTGCGCGAAGCCGACCTCTCGGTCAGTTTCTGA
- a CDS encoding alpha-amylase family glycosyl hydrolase has translation MTPDTPRATDYFPLGLQISGRAWDDHDLNLELFAEYPSAPLYPLRLLASRLRGKAPQRPASAGQLNLLALLNTAFRIVAGRYLEQRRCSVGLEAVELAGRHFPLASLRHTLEAFVRHYPPLAVRQGMGRDGFLRGHDAPAGRRNAAVELFVLAVQTLNPAAHSLAGLFDDAELQRDCDYRETLRLLDAELAGEAASGLLGGSLLARLREPLLAAPDSLAGQLDYMRQHWAALLPPELLRRLLSAFDVLREEEQLRGGGPGPTHIPRFAAAGDEPERFSPDTDWMPNVVLIAKTIYVWLDQLSTRYGRPIERLDQIPGEELDRLARWGFTALWLIGIWERSVASAEIKQRMGNPEAVASAYSLYDYTVAADLGGEAALHELEERCRARGIRLACDVVPNHTGIYSRWTREHPDWYVQVEHPPYPAYRFSGPNLSRSDDVEIVIEDGYWNHADAAVVFRHVERGSGRVRFIYHGNDGTHLPWNDTAQLNFLLPEVREAMIRTIVEVARRFRIIRFDAAMTLAKKHFQRLWFPLPGGGAGVPSRAEHAMAAEAFEAAFPAEFWREVVDRVAAEVPDTLLLAEAFWLMEGYFVRTLGMHRVYNSAFMNMLKMEENAKYRTVLKNVLEFNPEILKRFVNFMNNPDEATAVAQFGKMDKYFGVAVLLVTLPGLPMVGHGQVEGFEEKYGMEYRRAYWHETPDEGFIAHHEAQIFPLMRRRYLFSGSAEFVLYDFWSGGHVNEDVFAYSNRTGAERALVVYHNRFADTGGWIRESTGKMVRDAGGEHLRRSTLASAFSLRGEPGIFYRFRDHRSGLEYLRAGRELAEQGLYLPLGPYQYYVLLDWREVVDADGSWSELAADLDGRPVADLDAEWKRRRYAPLHEALRRAVDHGLLTRVGTELLAVTTKERPALTLFGREVAALRTALAHAAGLPEPETATGDELAADLAALERLLALEGRNAREQAALAALRCAFPDAPGAGGDIRSPEFSRVFLSWLALRRLGELGGPQGAPARTAAWLEEYLLRDTLFRQLRLETDEATAHRDALLVAILCRHQGAWRADAEETAALRAVLADPQTRELLGWHRHGGSHYILRERLESLLCWLYFTAAVDAVAEAGEETAALLAGLAGLHDFFGQVQEKAAEVHYQVEKLAEFV, from the coding sequence ATGACACCTGATACTCCCCGCGCGACGGACTATTTTCCCCTGGGCCTCCAGATCTCCGGCCGGGCCTGGGACGACCACGACCTGAATCTCGAGCTGTTCGCCGAATACCCCTCGGCACCCCTCTACCCCCTGCGCCTGCTCGCCTCCCGCCTGCGCGGGAAGGCACCACAGAGGCCGGCGAGCGCCGGCCAGCTCAATCTGCTCGCCCTGCTCAACACCGCCTTCCGCATCGTGGCCGGCCGCTATCTCGAGCAGCGCCGCTGCAGCGTCGGGCTGGAGGCCGTCGAACTGGCCGGCCGCCACTTTCCCCTCGCTTCCTTGCGGCACACCCTCGAAGCCTTCGTCCGCCACTATCCTCCCCTGGCGGTGCGGCAGGGGATGGGCAGGGACGGCTTTCTGCGCGGCCATGACGCCCCGGCCGGCCGCCGAAACGCCGCCGTCGAGCTCTTCGTCCTCGCCGTGCAGACGCTCAACCCGGCCGCCCACTCTCTGGCCGGGCTCTTCGACGACGCCGAACTGCAACGCGACTGCGACTACCGCGAAACGCTGCGGCTGCTCGATGCCGAGCTGGCCGGCGAGGCGGCCTCCGGCCTGCTCGGCGGCTCGCTGCTGGCCCGGCTGCGCGAGCCGCTGCTGGCGGCGCCCGACTCTCTGGCCGGCCAGCTCGATTACATGCGGCAGCACTGGGCGGCCCTGCTCCCCCCCGAACTGCTGCGTCGCCTGCTCAGCGCCTTCGACGTGCTGCGCGAAGAGGAGCAACTGCGCGGCGGCGGCCCCGGACCCACCCATATCCCCCGCTTCGCCGCGGCCGGCGATGAACCCGAGCGCTTCTCCCCGGACACCGACTGGATGCCGAACGTGGTCCTGATCGCCAAGACCATCTACGTCTGGCTCGACCAGCTCTCCACCCGCTACGGCCGGCCGATCGAGCGGCTCGACCAGATCCCCGGCGAGGAGCTCGACCGCCTCGCCCGCTGGGGCTTCACCGCTCTCTGGTTGATCGGCATCTGGGAGCGCTCGGTCGCCTCGGCCGAGATCAAGCAGCGCATGGGCAACCCCGAGGCTGTCGCTTCCGCCTACTCCCTCTACGACTACACGGTCGCCGCCGATCTTGGCGGCGAGGCGGCGCTGCACGAACTGGAGGAGCGCTGCCGCGCCCGCGGCATCCGCCTCGCCTGCGACGTCGTCCCCAATCACACCGGCATCTATTCGCGCTGGACCCGCGAGCACCCCGACTGGTACGTTCAGGTGGAACACCCCCCCTACCCGGCCTACCGCTTCAGCGGCCCGAACCTCTCGCGCAGCGACGACGTCGAAATCGTCATCGAGGACGGCTACTGGAACCATGCGGACGCCGCCGTCGTCTTCAGGCACGTCGAGCGCGGCAGCGGCCGGGTGCGCTTTATCTACCACGGCAACGACGGCACCCATCTGCCGTGGAACGACACTGCCCAGCTCAACTTTCTCCTCCCCGAGGTGCGCGAGGCGATGATCCGCACCATCGTCGAGGTGGCCCGCCGCTTCCGCATCATCCGCTTCGACGCCGCCATGACCCTGGCCAAGAAGCATTTCCAGCGCCTCTGGTTCCCGCTGCCCGGCGGCGGCGCCGGCGTCCCCAGCCGCGCCGAGCACGCGATGGCGGCGGAGGCGTTCGAGGCCGCCTTTCCCGCCGAGTTCTGGCGCGAGGTGGTCGACCGGGTGGCCGCCGAGGTCCCCGACACCCTGCTGCTGGCCGAAGCCTTCTGGCTGATGGAAGGCTATTTCGTGCGCACCCTCGGCATGCACCGGGTCTACAACAGCGCCTTCATGAACATGCTGAAGATGGAGGAGAACGCCAAGTACCGCACGGTGCTCAAGAACGTACTCGAGTTCAACCCCGAGATTCTCAAGCGCTTCGTCAACTTCATGAACAACCCGGACGAGGCGACCGCCGTCGCCCAGTTCGGCAAGATGGACAAGTACTTCGGGGTGGCGGTGCTGCTGGTCACCCTGCCGGGGCTGCCGATGGTCGGCCACGGCCAGGTGGAGGGGTTCGAAGAGAAGTACGGCATGGAGTACCGCCGCGCCTACTGGCACGAAACACCGGACGAGGGGTTCATCGCCCACCATGAGGCGCAGATCTTCCCGCTGATGCGGCGCCGGTATCTTTTCAGCGGCTCGGCCGAGTTCGTCCTCTACGATTTCTGGAGCGGCGGGCACGTCAACGAGGACGTCTTCGCCTACAGCAACCGCACCGGCGCCGAGCGGGCACTGGTCGTCTACCACAACCGATTCGCCGACACCGGCGGCTGGATCCGCGAGTCGACGGGGAAGATGGTACGCGACGCCGGCGGTGAGCACCTGCGGCGTTCCACCCTGGCTTCCGCCTTTTCCCTGCGCGGCGAGCCGGGGATATTCTACCGTTTCCGCGACCACCGCAGCGGCCTCGAATACCTGCGCGCCGGCCGGGAACTGGCCGAGCAGGGACTTTACCTGCCCCTCGGCCCCTACCAGTACTACGTCCTGCTCGACTGGCGCGAGGTCGTCGACGCCGACGGCAGCTGGAGCGAACTGGCCGCCGACCTCGACGGGCGACCCGTCGCGGATCTGGACGCCGAATGGAAACGGCGCCGCTACGCGCCGCTGCACGAGGCGCTGCGGCGCGCCGTCGACCACGGCCTGCTGACGCGGGTCGGCACCGAGCTTCTCGCCGTCACCACCAAGGAACGCCCGGCCCTCACCCTTTTCGGCCGCGAAGTCGCCGCCCTCCGCACGGCACTGGCGCACGCCGCCGGCCTGCCGGAGCCGGAGACTGCCACCGGCGATGAACTGGCGGCGGATCTGGCCGCCCTGGAACGGCTGCTGGCGCTGGAGGGTCGGAATGCCCGCGAGCAGGCCGCTCTCGCCGCGTTGCGCTGCGCCTTCCCCGACGCGCCCGGCGCCGGGGGGGACATCCGGTCGCCGGAGTTCAGCCGCGTCTTCCTCTCCTGGCTGGCGCTGCGCCGTCTCGGCGAGCTCGGCGGCCCGCAGGGGGCGCCGGCCCGCACCGCCGCCTGGCTCGAGGAGTACCTGCTGCGCGACACCCTCTTCAGGCAGTTGCGGCTGGAGACCGACGAGGCGACCGCGCACCGCGATGCCCTGCTGGTCGCCATCCTCTGCCGGCACCAGGGGGCCTGGCGTGCCGACGCCGAGGAGACGGCGGCGCTGCGAGCCGTCCTCGCCGATCCGCAGACCCGGGAACTGCTCGGCTGGCACCGCCATGGCGGCAGCCACTACATTCTCCGCGAACGTCTGGAGAGCCTGCTCTGCTGGCTTTACTTCACCGCCGCCGTCGATGCGGTCGCCGAGGCGGGGGAAGAAACCGCCGCCCTCCTCGCCGGCCTGGCCGGCCTGCACGACTTCTTCGGCCAGGTGCAGGAGAAAGCGGCCGAGGTGCACTACCAGGTGGAAAAACTTGCCGAATTCGTCTAG
- a CDS encoding response regulator has translation MPNAKRLGEILVEQGIISLKTRDRLLQRAEILHRRIGNVLEDLGLVTGEELAAALANQHGYKTATNLVRITVPPDLLELLPIEVAMQHLVFPLKKEGSRLALAMADPTDMRICNNLAADSGLKIIPFIATKQEIREAISHHYLGKPAARPTSRTVLAVDDDQLIRSILTDILEKDRYRVLTASDGMQAFRTVIAESPHVIITDLVMPKLDGYGLLNALKNIPETSFIPVILISGQLKSEEEELKAFEKGFFDVLLKPLNQASVRARVKRAFHFYDNQYRLF, from the coding sequence ATGCCTAACGCAAAAAGGCTGGGCGAGATTCTGGTCGAGCAAGGAATCATTTCTCTGAAAACCCGCGACCGGCTCCTGCAGCGAGCCGAAATCCTCCATCGCCGAATCGGCAATGTCCTGGAAGACCTGGGGCTGGTCACCGGCGAGGAACTGGCTGCCGCCCTGGCGAACCAGCACGGCTACAAGACTGCCACCAACCTTGTCCGCATCACCGTTCCCCCCGACCTTCTTGAACTGCTTCCCATCGAAGTGGCGATGCAGCATCTCGTCTTCCCCCTGAAAAAGGAGGGAAGTCGCCTGGCGCTCGCCATGGCCGACCCGACCGACATGCGGATATGTAACAATCTGGCCGCCGACAGTGGACTGAAAATCATCCCCTTCATCGCCACCAAACAGGAGATCCGCGAGGCGATCAGCCATCATTACCTCGGCAAGCCGGCCGCCCGCCCGACTTCACGCACGGTTCTGGCGGTGGACGACGACCAGCTGATCCGCTCGATTCTGACCGACATCCTGGAGAAGGACAGATACCGGGTGCTGACGGCCAGCGACGGCATGCAGGCCTTCAGAACGGTCATCGCCGAGAGCCCGCATGTGATCATTACCGACCTGGTGATGCCGAAACTCGACGGTTACGGCCTGCTCAACGCCCTCAAGAACATCCCCGAGACCAGCTTCATCCCGGTCATCCTCATCAGCGGCCAGCTGAAATCCGAAGAGGAAGAGCTCAAGGCCTTTGAAAAGGGTTTTTTCGACGTGCTCCTCAAACCGCTCAACCAGGCCTCGGTGCGGGCCCGGGTCAAGCGGGCCTTCCATTTCTACGACAACCAGTACCGCCTCTTCTGA
- a CDS encoding YkgJ family cysteine cluster protein translates to MWQSLDYWIRQQLALFDEKAGASAETFAAGRGRIYCGRGCRNCCNLAVQCTFTEALPVAEALSDEQAATLGGHVARLRQHLAEVSDLKSYLRLHRQAIGCCPFLGADGACGIYAVRPFACRALLSTRPADWCAVDFAELHPLEKQAYLSSLDPAVVAWPTHYLAAPRNLAQEMEAAAAWRMFDTFGFTLSGNLPFLVWLEKEYRLSAVAAQGHAATLALLEKEGLSLPFLVSLHRQ, encoded by the coding sequence ATGTGGCAATCGCTTGATTACTGGATCCGGCAGCAGCTGGCGCTGTTTGACGAGAAGGCCGGGGCGTCGGCCGAAACCTTTGCGGCCGGACGCGGCCGCATCTACTGCGGCCGGGGCTGCCGGAACTGCTGCAATCTGGCGGTCCAGTGCACCTTCACCGAGGCGCTGCCGGTCGCCGAAGCGTTGAGCGACGAGCAGGCCGCCACCCTGGGCGGTCACGTCGCCCGCCTGCGGCAGCACCTCGCGGAGGTCTCCGACCTCAAGTCGTACCTGCGCCTGCACCGACAGGCCATCGGCTGCTGCCCCTTTCTCGGGGCGGACGGCGCCTGCGGCATCTACGCGGTGCGCCCCTTCGCCTGCCGCGCCCTCCTTTCCACCCGCCCCGCCGACTGGTGCGCCGTCGACTTCGCCGAGCTCCACCCGCTGGAAAAGCAGGCCTACCTGAGCAGCCTCGATCCCGCCGTGGTCGCCTGGCCCACCCACTACCTCGCCGCTCCCCGCAACCTCGCCCAGGAGATGGAAGCGGCAGCCGCCTGGCGGATGTTCGACACCTTCGGCTTCACCCTGAGCGGCAACCTCCCCTTTCTTGTCTGGCTGGAGAAGGAATACCGATTGAGCGCGGTGGCGGCCCAAGGGCACGCGGCGACACTCGCTCTGCTCGAAAAAGAGGGCCTGAGCCTCCCCTTTCTGGTCAGTCTCCATCGGCAATAA
- the glgA gene encoding glycogen synthase GlgA — MNILLVSSEVAPFAKSGGMADVAGALPRALRQLGHDVRIVLPCYRTARQRFPMAETGIVIEAAVEGRSQRAEVRQTSLDDVPVYLIDQPRYFDRDGLYGTPAGDYPDNAQRFGFFCRAVLELPRLLHWRPDMLHCNDWQSGLVPVLLRTAHRDDPYLAATGSLLTIHNLGYQGVFPAGVFDTLDLDPRLFTPAALEYWGQVSFLKGGVVFADRVNTVSETYCLETLMPEYGFGFEGILRARGAAYSGILNGLDERQWNPATDAALEQTFSAADLSGKAACKRALQQALGLTVDPAIPLIAMVTRLDTQKGLDLVEQAWEGLLERRVQLVLLGTGEEKHMRFFAGVQGHHPEQVSIHLEFDDALSRRIYAGSDLFLMPSRYEPCGLGQLIALRYGSIPVVRRTGGLADTVIDPAEDAAAANGFTFGEPSPLSMLIALDRALGLYRQPQPWLAMVRRGMQQDFSWDRSAQHYLDLYRQAKEAKGA; from the coding sequence GTGAATATTCTTCTTGTCTCTTCCGAAGTCGCCCCGTTTGCCAAGAGCGGCGGCATGGCCGATGTCGCCGGCGCCCTGCCCCGTGCCTTGCGCCAACTCGGCCACGACGTGCGCATCGTTTTGCCCTGCTACCGGACCGCCCGCCAGCGTTTCCCCATGGCAGAGACGGGGATCGTCATCGAGGCGGCCGTCGAAGGCCGGTCGCAACGGGCAGAGGTCCGGCAAACATCCCTGGACGATGTTCCGGTCTATCTTATCGACCAGCCCCGCTATTTCGACCGTGACGGCCTCTACGGCACACCTGCCGGCGATTACCCGGACAACGCCCAGCGCTTCGGCTTCTTCTGCCGCGCCGTGCTCGAACTGCCCCGGCTCCTCCACTGGCGCCCCGACATGCTGCACTGCAACGACTGGCAGAGCGGCCTGGTGCCGGTGCTGCTGCGCACCGCCCACCGCGACGACCCTTACCTTGCCGCCACCGGCAGCCTGCTGACCATCCACAACCTCGGCTACCAGGGTGTTTTCCCGGCCGGGGTGTTCGACACCCTCGACCTCGACCCGCGCCTCTTCACCCCCGCCGCCCTCGAATACTGGGGGCAGGTCTCCTTTCTCAAGGGAGGAGTGGTCTTCGCCGACCGCGTCAACACCGTCTCCGAGACCTACTGCCTGGAGACCCTCATGCCCGAGTACGGCTTCGGTTTCGAGGGAATCCTGCGCGCCCGCGGCGCCGCCTACAGCGGCATCCTCAACGGCCTCGACGAGCGGCAGTGGAACCCGGCCACCGACGCCGCCCTTGAGCAGACCTTCAGCGCCGCCGACCTTTCGGGCAAGGCGGCCTGCAAGCGCGCCCTGCAGCAGGCACTGGGCCTGACAGTCGACCCGGCCATCCCGCTGATCGCCATGGTCACCCGCCTCGACACGCAGAAGGGGCTCGACCTGGTGGAGCAGGCCTGGGAGGGGTTGCTGGAACGCAGGGTGCAGTTGGTCCTGCTGGGGACGGGAGAGGAGAAGCACATGCGCTTCTTCGCCGGCGTCCAGGGACACCACCCGGAGCAGGTCTCGATCCACCTCGAATTCGACGACGCCCTCTCCCGGCGCATTTACGCCGGCAGCGACCTTTTCCTGATGCCGAGCCGCTACGAACCGTGCGGCCTCGGCCAGTTGATCGCCCTGCGCTACGGCAGCATCCCGGTGGTGCGCCGCACCGGCGGTCTCGCCGATACCGTCATCGATCCGGCCGAGGATGCGGCGGCAGCCAACGGCTTCACCTTCGGCGAGCCGTCTCCCCTCTCGATGCTGATCGCCCTCGACCGCGCGCTCGGCCTCTATCGGCAGCCGCAGCCCTGGCTGGCGATGGTCAGGCGGGGGATGCAGCAGGACTTCTCCTGGGACCGCTCGGCGCAGCACTACCTGGATCTCTACCGGCAGGCGAAGGAGGCGAAGGGTGCCTGA
- the rdgC gene encoding recombination-associated protein RdgC, which produces MGLLSNTVSICQFRVVGDLPAGDLGAWAGEKLAAKGFQSIEHNAEELSVGWVQLDDTRESGFANPASFCRDHWLTFTLRRDQRKVPPALLKAWMQQAERQFLSQHPGLQRVPKAKREELKEAVHGALLAKTLPAPAVWDAVWDTRSGLLTLASLSAKVVDQFEVLFKQTFDGFRLVAYHPYARAEEVVAPALQPLLAKANQAAGDGVLELIRDNRWLGRDLLLWLMYRTMNADSVYQVCRPGQSLEGEGFVATLNDRLVLVGGGEAGVQKIAVTGPQDSFGEVVTALRAGKEIQEAVLYLEKGEHLWRLNLKGEVFAFASFKAPAVKPEKDALTDEASEQMAVFYERMAVLEEGLQLFDSLFATFLAERLGEGWGETEAAIRGWLEGA; this is translated from the coding sequence ATGGGTCTACTCAGCAACACCGTCAGCATCTGTCAGTTCCGCGTCGTCGGTGATCTGCCCGCCGGCGACCTCGGCGCCTGGGCCGGCGAAAAGCTCGCCGCCAAGGGCTTCCAGTCCATCGAACACAACGCAGAAGAGCTTTCCGTCGGCTGGGTCCAGCTCGACGACACCCGCGAGAGCGGTTTCGCCAACCCCGCCAGCTTCTGCCGCGACCACTGGCTCACCTTCACCCTGCGCCGCGATCAGCGCAAGGTGCCGCCGGCGCTGTTGAAGGCCTGGATGCAGCAGGCCGAGCGCCAGTTCCTCTCCCAGCACCCGGGGCTGCAGCGGGTGCCGAAGGCGAAGCGCGAGGAGCTCAAGGAGGCGGTTCACGGTGCGCTGCTGGCCAAGACCCTGCCGGCCCCGGCGGTCTGGGATGCCGTCTGGGACACCCGCAGCGGCCTGCTCACCCTGGCAAGCCTCAGCGCCAAGGTGGTCGACCAGTTCGAGGTTCTCTTCAAGCAGACGTTCGACGGTTTTCGCCTGGTCGCCTACCATCCCTATGCCCGCGCCGAAGAGGTGGTGGCGCCCGCTCTCCAGCCGCTCCTGGCGAAGGCCAACCAGGCCGCCGGCGACGGCGTCCTCGAGCTGATCCGCGACAACCGATGGCTCGGCCGCGACCTGCTCCTCTGGCTGATGTACCGGACGATGAACGCCGACTCGGTCTACCAGGTCTGCCGTCCCGGGCAGTCGCTGGAAGGGGAAGGATTCGTCGCCACCCTCAACGACCGGCTGGTGCTGGTCGGCGGCGGCGAGGCGGGGGTGCAGAAGATCGCCGTCACCGGTCCGCAGGACAGCTTCGGCGAGGTGGTGACGGCGCTGCGCGCCGGCAAGGAGATCCAGGAGGCGGTCCTCTACCTGGAGAAGGGGGAGCACCTCTGGCGGCTCAACCTCAAGGGAGAGGTCTTCGCCTTCGCCTCCTTCAAGGCGCCGGCGGTGAAGCCGGAGAAGGACGCCCTTACCGACGAGGCGAGCGAGCAGATGGCGGTCTTCTACGAGCGGATGGCAGTGCTGGAGGAGGGACTGCAGCTCTTCGACAGCCTCTTCGCCACCTTCCTCGCCGAGCGGCTGGGCGAGGGGTGGGGCGAGACGGAAGCGGCGATCCGGGGGTGGCTGGAAGGGGCGTAA
- a CDS encoding CcdB family protein, with translation MAQFDIYANPNQGPEEPVKYLLDLQAEILEDLPTRVVAPLVAPDSLGPSMRILNPRIFVHGEPYILLSHLLAAIPAKSLGLSVDSAKTQRDEVIRSVDFLFTGT, from the coding sequence ATGGCCCAGTTCGATATCTACGCGAATCCGAACCAGGGACCTGAAGAACCGGTCAAATACCTCCTGGACCTGCAGGCCGAAATCCTTGAGGATCTGCCGACTCGGGTGGTCGCGCCGCTCGTTGCGCCGGACAGCCTCGGCCCATCCATGCGGATTCTCAACCCCCGGATTTTTGTTCATGGCGAACCATATATCCTGCTGTCACATCTCCTCGCCGCAATTCCCGCCAAGTCCCTTGGCTTGTCAGTCGATTCAGCGAAAACGCAGCGGGACGAGGTCATTCGCTCCGTCGATTTTCTTTTCACCGGCACCTGA
- a CDS encoding GGDEF domain-containing protein yields the protein MTAKRIAGAEVSSKDPFALLRQLIRIALVSLVVILSLAATGIYVVYSRHVISRAELDAIRIGSALQVLERDALLNFFSAEDGSIAVDPGQLTQLDRRLRQFLKPFDILKIKIFSADGRIVYSTDPLLIGRVDADNRRLQRALTGQVDSRLEEKDEVLDLAEERKFDVDVVETYFPIRNDAGQVIGGFELYVDVTADRRDIAGVVGMSVLLLAAVLLIVFACAFLLVRRGTNQLKAAQDILHTLATTDALTSLLNRHQIFLRAEQEFARLEREREAGTPQKALGLLMLDVDHFKRHNDTYGHQTGDLILKEIADRLVRSLRRYDFVGRYGGEEFLAVLPGTGFDGARAIAERIRERVAAAPVVIDGVEIPVTVSLGLACTVGDGESFEEALKRADDGLYRAKSEGRNRVAWVEGEVR from the coding sequence ATGACTGCCAAACGCATCGCCGGGGCGGAGGTGTCCAGCAAGGATCCCTTCGCGCTCCTGCGCCAGCTCATCAGGATTGCCCTGGTCTCCCTCGTCGTCATCCTTTCCCTGGCGGCCACCGGCATCTACGTCGTTTACTCCCGTCATGTGATTTCCCGCGCCGAGCTGGATGCGATCCGGATAGGCAGCGCCCTGCAGGTTCTGGAGCGGGACGCCCTGCTGAACTTCTTCTCTGCAGAGGACGGCAGCATCGCCGTCGACCCCGGACAGCTGACCCAGCTCGACCGCCGCCTGCGGCAATTCCTCAAGCCCTTCGATATTCTCAAGATAAAGATTTTTTCCGCCGACGGCCGGATCGTCTACAGCACCGACCCGCTGCTCATCGGCCGCGTCGATGCCGACAACCGGCGCCTGCAGCGGGCGCTCACAGGCCAGGTCGATTCCCGACTGGAGGAAAAGGACGAGGTTCTCGACCTCGCCGAAGAGCGCAAGTTCGACGTCGATGTGGTGGAAACCTATTTTCCGATTCGGAATGATGCGGGACAGGTGATCGGCGGTTTCGAGCTGTATGTCGACGTTACTGCCGACCGCCGCGACATTGCCGGCGTCGTCGGAATGTCGGTGCTGCTGCTCGCGGCCGTCCTGCTCATCGTCTTCGCCTGCGCTTTCCTGCTGGTGCGGCGGGGGACCAATCAGCTCAAGGCGGCGCAGGACATTCTGCACACTCTGGCGACGACCGACGCCCTGACCTCGCTGCTCAACCGGCACCAGATATTCCTGCGGGCGGAACAGGAGTTCGCCCGGCTGGAGCGCGAGCGTGAAGCCGGCACCCCGCAGAAGGCGCTCGGGCTGCTCATGCTCGACGTCGACCACTTCAAGCGCCACAACGACACCTACGGCCACCAGACCGGCGACCTGATCCTGAAGGAGATCGCCGACCGCCTCGTCCGGTCGCTCCGCCGCTACGATTTCGTCGGCCGCTACGGCGGCGAGGAGTTTCTCGCCGTGTTGCCCGGCACAGGCTTCGATGGAGCGCGGGCGATTGCCGAAAGGATCCGGGAGCGGGTGGCGGCCGCGCCGGTCGTCATCGACGGAGTCGAAATCCCGGTCACGGTGAGCCTGGGGCTTGCCTGCACCGTGGGCGATGGGGAGAGTTTCGAAGAGGCCCTGAAGCGGGCTGATGACGGACTCTACCGGGCCAAGAGCGAAGGTCGCAACCGGGTCGCCTGGGTTGAGGGGGAGGTCCGCTGA
- a CDS encoding type II toxin-antitoxin system CcdA family antitoxin yields the protein MGNTAKKLPANLSIRSDLLREAKERKINLSQTLEERLEEILREQNRQAWREENKEAIQAANDFVARHGLWSDGLRRF from the coding sequence ATGGGAAATACCGCAAAAAAATTGCCGGCGAACCTGAGTATCCGCAGCGACCTGCTTCGAGAAGCCAAGGAACGCAAAATCAATCTTTCGCAGACCCTGGAGGAACGGTTGGAAGAGATTCTGCGCGAGCAGAACCGCCAGGCTTGGCGGGAGGAGAACAAGGAAGCCATCCAGGCTGCCAACGATTTCGTCGCCAGGCACGGCCTCTGGAGCGATGGGTTGAGGCGCTTCTAA